A DNA window from Stutzerimonas stutzeri contains the following coding sequences:
- a CDS encoding MarR family transcriptional regulator — protein sequence MYAEQHRFAMQLAQLSRGWRAELDRRLADLGLSQARWLVLLHLARFDHEPTQRELAQSVAVEGPTLARLLDSLEAQGLVHRKASAEDRRAKRISLGAPALPLIQKIEAISTQVRHDAFAGIDEEDLRKCQQVHARILANLDRR from the coding sequence ATGTACGCCGAGCAACATCGCTTCGCCATGCAATTGGCCCAACTGTCGCGTGGCTGGCGCGCAGAACTTGATCGACGTCTAGCCGATCTTGGCCTCTCCCAGGCGCGCTGGCTGGTTCTTTTACACCTTGCCCGTTTCGATCACGAACCTACCCAGCGGGAGTTGGCGCAGAGCGTTGCGGTAGAAGGGCCGACCTTGGCCCGTCTGCTCGACAGCCTGGAGGCGCAGGGCTTGGTCCACCGCAAGGCCTCCGCCGAGGATCGCCGAGCCAAGCGAATTTCGCTCGGTGCACCGGCGTTGCCTCTGATTCAGAAGATCGAGGCGATTTCCACTCAGGTCCGCCATGATGCGTTCGCCGGAATCGATGAGGAAGATCTGCGCAAATGCCAGCAGGTGCATGCGCGCATCCTCGCCAATCTTGATCGGCGTTGA
- a CDS encoding patatin-like phospholipase family protein, with translation MLRLFVSLLFLLVASTSFAEPAQPKTGLVLSGGAARGLAHVGVLKALEEQGVRIDAIAGTSMGAVVGGLYAAGYSVAELERLALTLDWQQVLSDDPPRQDVPYRRKQDDRDFLIKQKLSFRDDGSLGLPLGVIQGQNLALLLERLLVHASDTRDFDQLPIPFRAVATDIANDEKVIFRRGHLPQVIRASMSIPAVFAPVELDGRLLVDGGMVDNIPMDVARDMGVDRLIVVDIGTPLKPRKELLTVVDVLNQTTTMMTRRNSEAQLATLQPQDLLIQPPLAAYGSTDFARAEQLVDAGYRATLALEGRLAEMRATAGGNPALSLARASDPRTPVISVIRVENDSKVSDAVIRRYIRQELGEPLDLEHLQKDMGTLYGLDYFERVEYRVQRGKQGNTLVISAREKRTGTDYLRLGLSLSDDFRGDSVFNLGASYRKNGINQLGAEWLTRLQLGDRQELYSEFYQPLDAGSRWFLAPNVFVEAQNVESILDNDPIAEYRLQRYGYGLNLGRQIANNGEIRFGVGQAWGEADVRIGERDLPDFSFTEGYYELQYSFDTLDNIDFPREGEDIRLTMRQYDPSLSSDQRYRQWNIKLDKALSHDANTWVLGGRYGRTLDDAEVVTSSFLLGGARQLSGFRQDALAGQNISLARMVYYRRVTPRAFQPLDFPLYLGGSLERGRAWNNDNGFDSGYINAASIFLGYDTPLGPLNFGYGFNDEDEQALYMNLGRSF, from the coding sequence ATGCTCCGCCTGTTCGTTTCGCTGCTGTTTCTGCTTGTCGCATCCACGTCGTTCGCTGAACCGGCCCAGCCGAAGACTGGCCTGGTGCTGTCTGGCGGCGCCGCACGCGGGCTCGCCCATGTCGGCGTGCTCAAGGCGCTGGAGGAGCAAGGCGTGCGCATCGATGCCATTGCCGGAACCAGTATGGGAGCGGTGGTCGGCGGGCTCTATGCCGCGGGCTATAGCGTTGCCGAACTCGAACGCCTGGCACTGACGCTCGATTGGCAGCAGGTGCTCTCGGACGACCCACCGCGCCAGGACGTTCCCTACCGGCGCAAGCAGGATGATCGCGATTTCCTCATCAAACAAAAGCTCAGCTTTCGTGACGACGGCAGCCTCGGCCTGCCCCTGGGCGTGATTCAAGGGCAGAACCTCGCGCTGTTGCTCGAGCGCCTGCTGGTGCATGCCAGTGACACCCGCGACTTCGATCAGCTACCAATCCCCTTTCGCGCGGTTGCTACCGATATCGCCAACGACGAGAAGGTGATTTTTCGACGTGGGCACTTGCCCCAGGTGATACGCGCCAGCATGTCGATTCCAGCGGTGTTCGCGCCGGTAGAGCTGGACGGCCGCCTGCTGGTGGATGGCGGCATGGTCGACAATATTCCAATGGATGTGGCCCGCGACATGGGTGTCGACCGCCTTATCGTTGTGGATATCGGCACGCCACTGAAGCCGCGCAAGGAATTGCTCACGGTTGTCGATGTACTCAACCAGACCACAACCATGATGACTCGCCGCAACTCCGAGGCGCAGCTGGCCACCTTGCAACCGCAGGACCTCCTGATCCAGCCACCCCTGGCCGCTTACGGCTCTACCGACTTCGCCCGCGCTGAGCAACTGGTCGATGCCGGCTATCGCGCCACCCTGGCGTTGGAGGGGCGTCTGGCTGAGATGCGTGCAACCGCAGGCGGCAATCCGGCCCTGAGTCTTGCGCGCGCCAGTGATCCGCGCACGCCAGTCATTTCGGTGATTCGGGTAGAGAACGACTCCAAGGTCAGCGACGCGGTAATTCGCCGTTACATTCGCCAAGAGCTGGGCGAGCCGCTCGATCTGGAGCATTTGCAGAAGGACATGGGCACGCTCTACGGCCTGGACTACTTCGAACGCGTCGAGTACCGCGTCCAGCGTGGCAAACAAGGCAATACGCTGGTCATCAGTGCGCGCGAAAAACGTACCGGCACCGACTACCTGCGTCTTGGCCTGAGCCTGTCCGACGACTTCCGTGGCGATAGCGTATTCAACCTGGGCGCGAGCTATAGGAAGAATGGCATCAACCAGTTGGGCGCCGAATGGCTGACCCGCCTGCAATTGGGCGATCGCCAAGAGCTCTATAGCGAGTTCTACCAACCACTGGATGCCGGCTCTCGCTGGTTCCTCGCACCGAACGTGTTCGTCGAGGCGCAGAACGTCGAGTCCATCCTCGACAACGACCCGATCGCTGAGTACCGGCTGCAGCGTTACGGCTATGGCCTCAACCTCGGTCGCCAGATCGCCAATAATGGCGAAATTCGTTTTGGCGTCGGTCAGGCCTGGGGCGAGGCCGATGTGCGGATTGGCGAACGGGACCTGCCCGACTTCAGTTTCACCGAGGGATATTACGAACTGCAGTACTCGTTCGACACTCTGGACAACATCGACTTCCCTCGCGAAGGCGAGGACATCCGCCTGACCATGCGTCAGTACGACCCGAGCCTGAGCTCGGACCAGCGCTATCGACAATGGAACATCAAACTGGACAAGGCGCTCAGCCACGACGCCAACACCTGGGTGCTAGGTGGCCGTTACGGTCGTACATTGGACGACGCAGAAGTCGTCACCTCGAGCTTTCTGCTCGGCGGCGCCCGTCAGTTGTCGGGCTTTCGCCAGGATGCGTTGGCCGGACAGAACATCAGCCTGGCGCGCATGGTGTACTACCGTCGCGTGACGCCACGAGCGTTTCAGCCGTTGGACTTTCCGCTTTATCTCGGCGGGTCGCTCGAGCGTGGCCGCGCCTGGAACAACGATAATGGCTTCGACAGCGGCTACATCAACGCCGCCAGCATCTTTCTCGGCTATGACACACCGCTGGGCCCGCTGAACTTCGGGTACGGCTTCAATGACGAAGACGAACAGGCGCTTTACATGAACCTGGGACGCAGCTTCTAG
- a CDS encoding SelT/SelW/SelH family protein codes for MTSSKPEIVITYCTQCQWLLRAAWLAQELLSTFADDLGRVCLVPATGGTFHISCDGEQIWERKRDGGFPEAKELKQRVRDRIDPQRSLGHNDR; via the coding sequence ATGACTTCAAGCAAGCCGGAAATTGTCATTACCTATTGCACCCAGTGCCAGTGGCTGCTGCGTGCCGCCTGGCTCGCTCAGGAGTTGCTGTCGACCTTTGCCGATGATCTGGGGCGTGTCTGTCTCGTGCCTGCCACCGGAGGTACGTTCCATATCAGCTGCGATGGCGAGCAGATCTGGGAGCGCAAGCGTGACGGTGGCTTCCCCGAGGCGAAGGAGCTCAAACAGCGCGTGCGTGATCGCATCGACCCGCAGCGCTCGCTGGGTCACAACGATCGCTGA
- a CDS encoding DMT family transporter — MTPRNALLAIHLGALMFGLSGVLGKLAESSALIITFGRALFAVLALLIVAQLLRPSGATPNWRQRGGLALGGLLLGAHWLTFFIAVKIAGVGIATLGFASFPAFTVLLEGLLFRERTRPVEFAMVGLVCAGLLLVAPAFDLSSGPTAGLLYGVLSGLLFALLSLLNRAVTRGLDPVRSALWQNLAILAGLLPFSWSAIPAISAQDWLWLALLGVLCTGLAHSLFVASLRVLKARTTSVIFALEPVYGIAFAWWLFNEQPTLGMLLGGALIIIASVITSRLKSPPSITAKPVS; from the coding sequence ATGACCCCGCGTAACGCCCTACTGGCGATCCACCTCGGCGCATTGATGTTCGGGCTGTCTGGCGTGCTCGGCAAGCTGGCCGAAAGCTCGGCGCTGATCATCACGTTTGGTCGTGCGCTGTTCGCCGTGCTGGCATTGCTGATCGTCGCGCAGCTTTTGCGGCCCAGCGGGGCAACCCCGAATTGGCGACAACGCGGCGGCCTCGCTTTGGGCGGCCTGCTGCTAGGTGCGCATTGGCTGACCTTCTTCATCGCCGTGAAAATCGCCGGCGTCGGCATCGCTACGCTCGGTTTCGCTAGCTTCCCCGCCTTCACCGTGCTGCTCGAAGGCTTGCTGTTCCGCGAGCGCACCCGCCCGGTCGAGTTCGCCATGGTCGGGCTGGTATGCGCCGGCCTGCTTCTGGTCGCGCCGGCATTCGATCTGAGCAGCGGGCCGACCGCCGGGTTGCTCTACGGTGTGCTGTCAGGCCTGCTGTTCGCCCTCCTCTCACTGCTCAATCGCGCCGTAACCCGCGGCCTTGACCCGGTTCGTTCCGCGCTCTGGCAGAACCTGGCGATCCTCGCGGGCCTGCTGCCATTCAGTTGGTCGGCGATTCCTGCGATATCCGCGCAGGACTGGCTGTGGCTTGCATTGCTTGGCGTGCTCTGCACCGGGCTGGCGCACAGTCTGTTCGTCGCCAGCCTGCGGGTGCTGAAGGCGCGTACGACCTCGGTGATATTCGCCCTCGAACCGGTCTACGGCATCGCCTTCGCCTGGTGGCTGTTCAACGAGCAGCCGACGCTGGGAATGTTGCTAGGCGGCGCCTTGATCATCATCGCCAGCGTCATTACCAGCCGTCTGAAAAGCCCGCCGAGCATCACCGCGAAACCCGTCAGCTGA
- a CDS encoding AraC family transcriptional regulator, giving the protein MLSLRNYHDDLIAHSHGHPQLVFGLNGLLEFEIAGRASCIGEQGLAVIPSTTHHACASTTGSRCLVLDLPSESWVRENLGHHAEGSLRLLDRPDTLRLAPAQQSLVAWLAQSSINDSVIAAQGTVLLLASLASGHEPQRNEFGLPLAAFDAFIDQHLSHPLQVADLARIAGLSVARLHARFLHETGKTPMEYVRQRRLQRAEALLHDTRLPIGEIAACVGYASQSAFTAALVRVRGCTPRMLRRELRDKIGD; this is encoded by the coding sequence ATGTTATCGCTGCGCAACTACCATGATGACCTCATCGCCCACAGCCACGGCCACCCACAACTGGTGTTCGGGCTGAACGGGCTGTTGGAGTTCGAAATTGCCGGTCGCGCTAGCTGCATCGGCGAGCAGGGCCTGGCGGTGATTCCCTCTACCACTCATCACGCGTGCGCCAGCACTACCGGAAGCCGCTGCCTGGTACTGGACCTTCCCTCTGAAAGTTGGGTTCGCGAGAACCTCGGCCATCACGCCGAGGGCAGCCTGCGTTTGCTCGACCGGCCGGATACACTGCGTCTTGCCCCGGCACAGCAGAGCCTTGTCGCCTGGCTGGCGCAAAGCTCGATCAATGATTCAGTGATCGCTGCGCAAGGTACCGTATTGTTGCTGGCCAGCCTGGCCAGCGGGCATGAGCCCCAGCGAAACGAGTTCGGACTACCGTTGGCAGCCTTTGATGCGTTCATCGACCAGCACTTGTCCCATCCGCTGCAGGTTGCCGATCTGGCTCGGATCGCAGGGCTATCAGTAGCGCGGTTGCATGCACGCTTTCTCCATGAGACCGGCAAGACACCCATGGAATACGTGCGTCAGCGCCGCCTGCAACGCGCCGAAGCCTTGCTGCACGACACTCGGCTGCCAATCGGAGAAATAGCAGCATGCGTGGGCTATGCGTCGCAAAGCGCCTTCACCGCAGCGCTGGTACGCGTGCGCGGTTGCACACCGCGCATGCTGCGCCGCGAGTTGCGCGACAAAATCGGTGACTGA
- a CDS encoding adenylate/guanylate cyclase domain-containing protein codes for MTSTTVERRNGLATRPLREYYSRVLAYLICAATLAAGTYTQYFSMELLWMVPYALLYPHLAYHLSYRFKRDHPERTSQALLCFDALNAGAGILLLGFSIVPSLMFLLTLSFSALVIGSLRNLAMALTCAAIGIGLAYLVAPANYQGTTPPLVSLVSILFTTLYVCATAYFVHQQGVRLALARKEIETEQAKAARLARNLAKYLSPQVWESIFTGKRSVRLETQRKRLTVFFSDIKGFTELAEELEAEALTDLLNNYLNEMSKIALKYGGTIDKFVGDCVMVFFGDPTTQGSKKDAVAAVSMAIAMRKHMKVLRQQWRAQGITKPMEIRMGINTGYCTVGNFGADTRMDYTIIGREVNLASRLESAAEASEILVSHETYSLIKDVIMCRDKGQIPVKGFSRPVQIYQVVDFRRDLGSTCSFVEHELPGFSMYLDTNGVQNFDKERVIQALQQAAEKLRDKVIL; via the coding sequence ATGACTTCCACCACGGTTGAGCGCCGCAACGGCCTCGCCACTCGCCCGTTGCGCGAGTACTACTCCCGCGTGCTCGCCTACCTGATCTGCGCCGCGACGCTTGCTGCTGGAACCTACACCCAGTACTTCTCGATGGAGCTGCTGTGGATGGTGCCGTACGCGCTGCTTTATCCGCATCTGGCCTATCACCTGAGCTATCGCTTCAAGCGCGATCATCCCGAACGCACTTCACAGGCACTGCTCTGCTTCGATGCACTGAACGCTGGCGCGGGCATTCTGCTGCTTGGCTTCTCCATCGTTCCCAGCCTGATGTTCCTGCTGACACTCAGTTTCAGCGCTCTGGTGATCGGCAGTCTGCGCAACCTGGCAATGGCACTGACCTGCGCCGCCATCGGTATCGGCCTCGCCTATCTGGTAGCACCGGCGAATTACCAGGGCACCACGCCACCGCTGGTATCGCTGGTGAGCATTCTGTTCACCACGCTCTACGTCTGCGCAACCGCCTACTTCGTTCACCAGCAAGGCGTGCGCCTGGCGCTGGCGCGCAAGGAGATCGAAACGGAACAGGCCAAGGCCGCTCGGCTGGCGCGCAACCTGGCCAAATACCTTTCGCCACAGGTGTGGGAGTCGATCTTCACCGGCAAGCGCAGCGTTCGCCTGGAAACCCAGCGCAAGCGGCTGACTGTATTCTTTTCCGACATCAAAGGCTTCACCGAGCTCGCCGAAGAGCTGGAAGCCGAAGCACTCACCGACCTGCTCAACAACTACCTCAACGAGATGTCGAAGATCGCCCTCAAGTACGGCGGCACCATCGACAAGTTCGTCGGCGACTGCGTGATGGTGTTCTTTGGCGACCCGACCACCCAGGGCTCCAAGAAGGATGCCGTAGCAGCCGTCTCCATGGCGATCGCCATGCGCAAGCACATGAAGGTATTGCGTCAGCAATGGCGCGCCCAGGGCATCACCAAACCCATGGAAATACGCATGGGCATCAACACCGGCTATTGCACAGTGGGCAATTTTGGTGCCGATACCCGCATGGACTACACCATCATCGGCCGCGAAGTGAACCTTGCCAGTCGCCTGGAGAGCGCAGCCGAAGCCAGCGAGATTCTGGTTTCCCACGAGACCTACTCGCTGATCAAGGACGTCATCATGTGCCGCGACAAGGGCCAGATTCCCGTCAAAGGCTTCTCTCGCCCCGTGCAGATCTATCAGGTTGTCGACTTCCGCCGCGACCTGGGTTCCACCTGCAGTTTCGTCGAGCACGAGCTGCCCGGTTTTTCCATGTATCTCGATACCAACGGCGTGCAGAACTTCGACAAGGAACGGGTGATCCAGGCTTTGCAGCAGGCCGCAGAGAAACTTCGCGACAAGGTCATCCTCTGA
- a CDS encoding Mpo1-like protein, translating into MRTQTAERFTRFADFYPFYLAEHSNPICRRLHFIGSLVVLTILGYALFTQQWLWLLAMPLAGYGFAWVGHFIFEKNRPATFKYPLYSFLGDWVMFKDMLTGRIRF; encoded by the coding sequence ATGCGTACGCAAACCGCCGAACGCTTTACCCGCTTTGCCGATTTCTATCCGTTCTATCTCGCCGAACACAGCAACCCGATCTGCCGCCGCCTGCACTTCATCGGCAGCCTGGTGGTATTGACCATCCTGGGTTACGCGTTATTCACCCAGCAATGGCTTTGGCTGCTTGCCATGCCGCTGGCCGGTTACGGCTTCGCCTGGGTTGGGCACTTCATCTTCGAAAAGAACCGCCCGGCGACCTTTAAATATCCGCTGTATAGCTTTCTTGGCGACTGGGTGATGTTCAAGGACATGCTGACCGGCCGTATCCGCTTCTGA
- a CDS encoding AraC family transcriptional regulator yields the protein MNERTTSSSWAQGIVQTLESAGIDCRQLFLELALDYAALDDPDARFAQDDMTRLWHRAVAISGNPAIGLDMARQARPAALNVVGYALMSSRNLKEGFARLVRYQRIIAEGADLDFQPCAQGYRLSLTILGDRLPPARQSAEGSLAGCLTFCRWLTGTVLQPLEVSFQGQAPEDLEPYRQLFQAPLRFDAPRYALLFRQADVEVPLPTANEALAQLHDRFAGEYLSRFADSRVLHRARQILCRLLPQGEPRREIVAQALCLSERTLQRRLQEEGISFQQLLDDTRRDLAVQYLAQPDLAPLEIAYLLGFADPSNFYRAFKRWFAMTPGEYRLAARSGT from the coding sequence ATGAACGAACGCACCACTTCCTCGAGCTGGGCGCAGGGAATTGTCCAAACGCTGGAGTCGGCAGGGATCGACTGCCGTCAGCTTTTCCTTGAGCTGGCCTTGGATTACGCAGCCCTCGACGACCCCGACGCGCGTTTCGCGCAAGATGACATGACCCGCCTCTGGCATCGCGCGGTGGCGATTTCCGGCAATCCGGCAATCGGGCTGGACATGGCACGTCAGGCCAGGCCGGCGGCGCTCAACGTGGTCGGCTATGCGCTGATGTCCAGCCGCAATCTGAAGGAAGGCTTCGCCCGTTTGGTGCGCTATCAGCGGATCATCGCCGAGGGCGCCGATCTGGATTTCCAGCCCTGCGCGCAAGGCTACCGGCTGAGTCTGACAATTCTCGGCGACCGATTGCCGCCGGCTCGGCAAAGCGCCGAGGGCTCGCTGGCCGGCTGCCTGACATTCTGCCGCTGGCTGACCGGAACGGTGCTGCAGCCGCTGGAGGTGAGTTTTCAGGGGCAAGCACCGGAGGATCTGGAGCCCTACCGGCAACTGTTCCAGGCACCGCTGCGCTTCGATGCTCCGCGCTATGCATTACTGTTCCGCCAGGCTGACGTCGAGGTGCCTTTGCCCACCGCCAACGAAGCGCTGGCACAACTGCACGACCGTTTCGCCGGGGAGTACCTTTCTCGATTTGCCGACAGTCGGGTCTTACATCGCGCACGCCAGATTCTCTGCCGGTTGCTGCCCCAGGGAGAACCTCGGCGCGAGATCGTCGCGCAGGCGTTGTGCCTGTCCGAGCGGACGCTGCAGCGGCGTCTGCAGGAAGAGGGCATTAGCTTCCAGCAACTGCTCGACGATACGCGTCGCGACCTGGCTGTTCAGTATCTGGCTCAGCCGGACCTTGCCCCGCTGGAAATCGCCTATCTGCTGGGTTTTGCCGACCCGAGCAACTTTTACCGTGCGTTCAAGCGCTGGTTCGCGATGACGCCCGGTGAATACCGTCTGGCTGCGCGATCTGGAACCTAG
- a CDS encoding DUF808 domain-containing protein gives MATSLLALIDDIATVLDDVSVMTKVAAKKTAGVLGDDLALNAQQVTGVNADRELPVVWAVAKGSFRNKAILVPAALLISAFLPWAITPLLMLGGAFLCYEGFEKLAHRLLHKDHGEHAATAKALADPTVDMVAFEKRKVSGAVRTDFILSAEIIAITLGTVAAASFSQQVLVLVGIAILMTVGVYGLVAAIVKLDDLGLALSKRANSLANAIGRGILRVAPWLMKSLSVIGTAAMFMVGGGILTHGIRAVHHFIETSAHDALGLPYVGAVLGGLLPTLLDAAFGIVAGGVVLALVTVGSRLFKRGSGAAA, from the coding sequence TTGGCCACCAGCCTGCTTGCGCTGATCGACGATATAGCGACCGTGCTCGATGACGTATCGGTCATGACCAAGGTTGCGGCAAAGAAGACGGCTGGCGTGCTGGGCGATGATCTCGCGCTTAACGCACAGCAAGTGACCGGTGTGAACGCCGACCGTGAACTGCCAGTGGTCTGGGCCGTGGCGAAGGGGTCGTTTCGCAACAAGGCGATTCTGGTGCCGGCTGCGTTGTTGATCAGTGCCTTCCTGCCGTGGGCGATCACGCCACTGTTGATGCTGGGGGGCGCGTTTCTCTGTTACGAGGGTTTCGAGAAGCTGGCGCACCGTTTACTGCACAAGGATCACGGCGAGCATGCCGCGACAGCGAAGGCGCTGGCCGACCCCACCGTGGACATGGTGGCGTTCGAGAAGCGCAAGGTCAGCGGCGCGGTGCGCACCGATTTCATCCTTTCCGCCGAAATCATCGCCATTACCCTCGGCACGGTCGCCGCAGCGTCGTTCAGCCAGCAGGTGCTGGTGCTGGTCGGTATCGCCATTCTGATGACGGTCGGCGTTTATGGTCTGGTCGCTGCCATCGTCAAGCTTGACGATCTTGGCTTGGCGCTGAGCAAGCGAGCCAATAGTCTGGCCAATGCCATCGGTCGTGGCATCTTGCGTGTTGCGCCCTGGCTGATGAAATCGCTGTCGGTCATCGGCACCGCAGCCATGTTCATGGTCGGCGGCGGCATTCTCACTCACGGTATTCGTGCGGTGCACCACTTCATCGAGACCAGTGCCCACGACGCCCTTGGGCTGCCTTACGTCGGGGCGGTGCTGGGCGGGCTGCTGCCGACGCTGCTTGATGCTGCATTCGGCATCGTTGCAGGCGGAGTGGTGCTGGCCTTGGTGACCGTTGGCAGTCGGCTGTTCAAGCGCGGCTCAGGAGCTGCAGCCTGA
- a CDS encoding TrkH family potassium uptake protein, producing the protein MALPTLRIIGFILGIFLITLAVSMIIPMLTLLAYERTDDLQAFIWGSLITFSCGFALVAPGRPANTNLRPRDMYFLTTISWVVVCCFAALPLMLIQHISYSDAFFETMSGITTTGATVLSGLDSASPGLLMWRSLLHWLGGIGFIGMAIAILPLLRVGGMRLFQTESSDWSEKVMPRSHVAGQYLLVIYLTFTVAAFVAFLLTGMSMFDAINHAMSTVATGGFSTSDASMGKFGPSAHWVAIFFMLLGSLPFTLYVMTLRGHRTALFRDQQVRGFVMMLAITSVLFSGWYWLNNDIPALDALRIVTFSVVSVVTTTGFAVDDYTQWGGFAVMVFFYLTFVGGCSGSTSGGLKMFRFQVAYSLLRANFKQLIHPRAVIRQQYNGHNLDEEIVRSILTFSFFITMTIGVLALCLAMLGLDPITALTGAATAVCNVGPGLGEIIGPAGNFSTLPDTAKWLLSIGMLLGRLEIITVLVLLTPAFWRH; encoded by the coding sequence ATGGCCCTGCCGACCCTGCGCATCATCGGTTTCATTCTCGGCATATTTCTGATCACCCTTGCGGTCAGCATGATCATCCCGATGCTGACGCTGCTGGCCTACGAACGCACCGACGACCTGCAGGCATTCATCTGGGGAAGCCTGATCACCTTTTCCTGCGGCTTTGCCCTGGTGGCACCCGGACGGCCGGCCAACACCAACCTGCGACCACGAGACATGTACTTCCTGACCACGATCAGCTGGGTAGTGGTCTGCTGTTTCGCCGCGCTGCCACTGATGCTGATCCAGCACATCAGCTATTCGGATGCCTTCTTCGAAACCATGTCCGGCATCACTACCACCGGAGCCACGGTACTGTCGGGGCTCGACAGCGCTTCGCCGGGTCTGCTCATGTGGCGCTCCCTGCTGCACTGGCTAGGCGGGATCGGCTTCATCGGCATGGCGATCGCAATTCTGCCGCTGTTGCGGGTCGGTGGTATGCGGCTGTTCCAGACAGAGTCGTCGGACTGGTCTGAGAAGGTGATGCCGCGCTCGCACGTGGCCGGCCAGTACCTGCTCGTCATCTACCTGACCTTTACCGTTGCCGCGTTCGTGGCATTCCTGTTGACCGGCATGAGCATGTTCGACGCCATCAACCATGCAATGTCGACGGTTGCGACGGGGGGCTTTTCCACCTCCGATGCATCAATGGGCAAGTTCGGGCCCTCCGCCCACTGGGTCGCGATTTTCTTCATGCTGCTCGGCAGCCTGCCGTTCACCCTGTATGTCATGACGCTGCGCGGCCATCGCACCGCTCTTTTCAGGGATCAACAGGTACGCGGCTTCGTAATGATGCTCGCCATCACCAGCGTGCTGTTCAGCGGCTGGTACTGGCTGAACAACGATATTCCAGCGCTGGACGCCCTGCGCATCGTCACCTTCAGTGTGGTATCGGTGGTGACCACCACCGGCTTCGCGGTGGACGACTACACCCAGTGGGGCGGCTTTGCCGTGATGGTGTTCTTCTATCTCACCTTCGTCGGCGGTTGCTCAGGCTCGACCTCGGGCGGGCTGAAGATGTTCCGCTTCCAGGTCGCCTACTCGTTGCTGCGGGCCAACTTCAAACAGCTGATTCACCCGCGCGCAGTCATCCGCCAGCAATACAACGGACACAATCTCGACGAAGAAATCGTCCGTTCGATTCTCACCTTCTCCTTCTTCATCACCATGACCATCGGTGTGCTGGCGCTATGCCTGGCAATGCTGGGGCTCGACCCGATCACCGCGCTCACCGGCGCGGCTACAGCCGTATGCAACGTCGGCCCGGGATTGGGCGAGATCATCGGCCCGGCGGGCAACTTTTCCACGCTGCCTGATACGGCTAAATGGCTGCTGTCGATCGGTATGCTGCTGGGGCGACTGGAGATCATCACCGTACTGGTCTTGCTGACCCCAGCGTTCTGGCGCCACTGA
- a CDS encoding YkgJ family cysteine cluster protein has protein sequence MSIDNPCLTCGACCAYFRVSFYFGECVSAGGVVPDHLTVQVSPFHVAMLGTDSKPARCSGLMGDVGCGVRCSMYEQRSSTCREFEASWESGEHNPNCDAARAAHGLPPLMPPLQPQLAPDRVA, from the coding sequence ATGTCCATCGACAATCCCTGCCTGACGTGCGGCGCTTGCTGCGCGTACTTTCGTGTGTCCTTCTACTTTGGTGAATGTGTGTCTGCCGGCGGCGTGGTTCCGGACCATCTCACGGTTCAGGTATCACCATTTCATGTGGCTATGCTTGGCACCGACAGCAAGCCGGCCCGTTGTTCCGGCCTGATGGGCGATGTGGGATGCGGGGTTCGCTGCAGCATGTATGAGCAACGTTCGAGCACTTGCCGTGAGTTCGAGGCCTCCTGGGAGAGCGGCGAGCACAATCCGAACTGTGATGCGGCACGGGCAGCGCACGGCTTGCCGCCGCTGATGCCACCGTTGCAGCCACAGCTCGCGCCGGATCGAGTGGCCTGA
- a CDS encoding NAD(P)H nitroreductase: MDALDLLLNRVSVTRLCEPAPDAAQLDLLFRAALRAPDHGQLHPWRFLTIQGDARHKFGELLVAALQLRNPQASDEALQKARNMPLRAPMLIVVVASLKAHPKVPEGEQLLAAGCAAHGLLLAAHAQGVGAVWRTGEFAYDAHVLEGLGLTEQERLLGFLYLGTPEGRVRTAPVLDPQAFVAGWDGQSGI, translated from the coding sequence ATGGACGCTCTGGACCTGTTGCTCAATCGTGTATCGGTCACTCGCCTATGCGAGCCGGCCCCTGATGCCGCTCAACTCGATCTGCTATTCCGTGCGGCGTTACGTGCGCCGGACCACGGCCAGTTGCATCCCTGGCGCTTCCTCACCATCCAGGGCGATGCGCGGCACAAGTTCGGTGAACTGCTCGTCGCCGCCCTGCAATTGCGCAACCCGCAAGCGTCTGACGAAGCCTTGCAGAAGGCGCGGAACATGCCGCTGCGTGCGCCGATGCTGATCGTTGTGGTCGCCAGCCTCAAGGCGCATCCGAAGGTGCCGGAAGGCGAACAGTTGCTCGCTGCGGGCTGTGCGGCCCACGGCCTGCTGCTGGCTGCACATGCCCAGGGGGTAGGTGCGGTGTGGCGCACCGGTGAGTTTGCCTATGACGCTCATGTACTTGAGGGGCTGGGACTGACCGAACAGGAGCGCTTGCTGGGCTTCCTGTACCTCGGAACGCCGGAAGGCCGAGTGCGTACGGCGCCGGTGCTCGATCCGCAGGCGTTCGTCGCCGGCTGGGATGGTCAATCAGGCATCTGA